Proteins encoded in a region of the Flavobacteriales bacterium genome:
- the rsmD gene encoding 16S rRNA (guanine(966)-N(2))-methyltransferase RsmD yields MRIIRGKYKGKRILAPKNIKARPTTDFAKEALFNVLENSYDFDGLEVLDLFAGIGSISLEFASRGAQKVDAVDIALQSIKFISKISEELALPVRAFKYNAFTYLTKPHHQYDIIFADPPYGMDNLNKIPELVFENKMLTANGILIVEHDQRTDLSSHPSYVNTRSYGKVNFSFFE; encoded by the coding sequence ATGAGGATAATTAGAGGGAAATATAAAGGGAAAAGGATACTAGCTCCCAAAAACATAAAGGCTAGACCAACAACAGATTTTGCAAAAGAAGCATTGTTTAACGTGTTGGAAAATAGCTATGATTTTGATGGCTTAGAGGTTTTAGATTTATTTGCTGGTATAGGAAGTATCTCTTTAGAATTTGCTTCAAGAGGAGCTCAAAAAGTTGATGCCGTTGATATCGCATTACAAAGTATTAAGTTTATTAGTAAAATTAGTGAAGAATTAGCGTTGCCAGTTAGGGCTTTTAAATACAATGCTTTTACTTATTTGACTAAACCGCATCATCAATATGATATTATTTTTGCCGATCCACCTTATGGAATGGATAATTTAAACAAAATTCCTGAATTGGTGTTTGAAAATAAAATGCTTACAGCAAATGGAATTTTAATTGTAGAGCATGATCAACGAACAGATTTAAGTAGTCATCCTAGTTATGTGAATACAAGAAGTTATGGAAAAGTAAATTTTTCGTTTTTTGAATAA
- a CDS encoding DUF3822 family protein: MEKSEVHKELLLVIVSGYYFKIIRDTVSKQVISSASSSKLEDVIDGEDAYNRVLVRYLDRNFTLIPTALYVEHHKKTYLDYTLSKGEAGMKYRASSIPAEKMEVIWGVDENIATKVIQKYKGANFESLLSSFISKASAQKDRNKITSLFLGETAVFLVVINGVVQLVNQFEVKQVEDALYYHLLLLQYTGVEEHQLTVETGGVFADMNLFLDKLGAYFSNIQRVFSADTNTYHVERGILEIEKSLH; encoded by the coding sequence ATGGAAAAATCAGAAGTACATAAAGAACTTTTATTAGTGATCGTTAGTGGTTATTACTTTAAAATAATCAGAGATACCGTTTCTAAACAGGTAATTAGTAGTGCCAGTTCATCTAAATTAGAAGATGTAATAGATGGAGAAGATGCTTATAATCGGGTGCTAGTTAGGTATTTAGATCGAAATTTTACATTGATACCAACGGCTTTATATGTAGAGCATCATAAAAAAACATATTTAGATTACACTTTGTCGAAAGGAGAAGCTGGGATGAAATATAGGGCTTCTTCAATTCCTGCTGAAAAAATGGAAGTAATTTGGGGGGTAGATGAAAATATAGCAACCAAAGTCATTCAAAAGTATAAAGGAGCTAATTTTGAAAGCTTGTTGAGTAGTTTTATTAGTAAAGCTTCTGCTCAGAAAGACAGGAATAAAATTACCTCTTTATTTTTAGGAGAAACAGCTGTTTTTTTAGTGGTTATCAATGGAGTGGTTCAACTGGTCAATCAGTTTGAAGTGAAACAAGTAGAGGACGCTTTGTATTATCACTTGTTGTTATTGCAATATACTGGAGTGGAGGAGCATCAGTTGACTGTTGAGACAGGAGGAGTATTTGCTGATATGAATTTGTTTCTTGATAAATTAGGAGCATATTTTTCAAATATTCAACGTGTTTTTTCTGCTGATACCAATACTTATCATGTTGAAAGAGGGATACTTGAAATAGAAAAAAGTTTACATTAA
- a CDS encoding tetraspanin family protein: MLEQIGVFSKKFMFPLMIIVTGIVLIIVGNTIDPTTNIKQTNDFQLGAYAILGAGVISLLYMLEVINKLVNVVALLTLFVLTAFFAYKSYQSVMQTIAERDAKKEWDDNTKQALSDVRDVQVAYKKKYGFYASDYKELKRFLQEDKVMDIVIDGDIPDRRITDEEGKILGYNKLKDEEKYNDIDEAEAVQLGIIEIDTLWYPIMEVMYTGEQAVKNNDDRLYPFELETLGKIVSVKSVDKLTKENGRAKKIAALNPPVYPMYTDTIREGEDLIAHFYAYDPVPYDPFVKRDTLSIGSKTEPKTNGSWADK, from the coding sequence ATGTTAGAACAAATAGGAGTCTTTTCGAAGAAGTTTATGTTTCCTTTAATGATTATAGTTACAGGAATCGTGTTGATTATTGTAGGAAATACAATTGATCCAACAACTAATATTAAACAAACGAATGATTTTCAATTAGGAGCTTATGCTATTTTGGGAGCGGGGGTTATTTCCCTATTGTACATGTTGGAAGTTATCAATAAGCTCGTAAATGTAGTGGCTTTATTAACATTGTTCGTCCTCACTGCTTTTTTTGCTTATAAATCTTATCAATCTGTAATGCAAACTATTGCTGAAAGAGATGCTAAGAAAGAGTGGGATGATAATACAAAACAAGCTCTTTCTGATGTTAGAGATGTTCAAGTTGCCTATAAAAAGAAGTATGGTTTTTATGCTTCAGATTACAAAGAGTTAAAAAGATTTCTTCAAGAGGATAAAGTTATGGATATTGTGATTGATGGAGATATTCCAGATAGAAGAATAACTGACGAAGAAGGAAAAATATTAGGGTATAACAAGTTAAAAGACGAGGAAAAATACAATGATATTGACGAAGCTGAAGCTGTTCAATTAGGAATAATCGAAATTGATACACTTTGGTATCCTATTATGGAGGTGATGTACACTGGTGAGCAAGCAGTTAAAAATAATGACGATCGTTTATATCCTTTTGAATTAGAGACATTAGGGAAAATTGTAAGTGTGAAAAGTGTAGATAAGTTGACAAAAGAAAATGGAAGAGCTAAAAAAATAGCGGCATTAAATCCTCCAGTTTATCCAATGTATACTGATACAATAAGAGAGGGAGAAGATTTAATCGCTCATTTCTATGCTTATGATCCAGTTCCTTATGATCCTTTTGTAAAGAGAGATACATTAAGTATAGGGTCTAAGACAGAACCAAAAACTAACGGAAGTTGGGCAGATAAATAA
- the trkA gene encoding Trk system potassium transporter TrkA, whose translation MKIIITGAGAVGYHLAKLMASESKDIYLIDENEERLHYVASHIDVFTICGDAKSMDVLMDAKVDSCDLLIAVTSSEETNLLVSILAKKFGAKRTIARINDLDILNCELKEMYNQLGVDTLISPVDLVSKEIKLLLSRSVFTDDLEFDEGKLTVFGITVGEKSPLVNRTVQESAYLNPNLDFKPIALHRNEDTIIVNADTLIKTNDILYFIAPPQCIDNVISLCGRECFEIKDVMILGGSNIGIMTAQLLEKEYNVTLIERDRAKCEKIAGKLKRTLVVNLDARDVESLENEGLNDMDAFISATGDSETNIMSCLVAKNHGVKKTIARVENIDYIHLSQAIGIDTLINKKIIAASNIFKYVRKGDVDAIASLHGVDAEVIEYIVKPGTKITKKPIKKLDFPKNANIAGVIRNDEGFIPFGDFTLEAGDKAVVFSATESISKIERFFH comes from the coding sequence ATGAAAATAATTATTACTGGTGCTGGTGCTGTAGGTTATCACTTAGCTAAGTTAATGGCTAGCGAATCAAAAGACATTTATTTAATCGATGAAAATGAAGAACGTTTACATTATGTTGCTTCCCACATTGATGTTTTTACCATTTGTGGTGATGCCAAGTCTATGGATGTTTTGATGGATGCTAAAGTTGACAGTTGTGATTTATTAATTGCTGTTACATCCTCAGAAGAGACCAACCTGTTAGTCTCTATTTTAGCCAAAAAATTTGGAGCAAAAAGAACAATTGCTAGAATTAACGATTTAGACATTTTAAATTGTGAGTTAAAAGAGATGTATAACCAATTAGGTGTAGACACCTTAATTTCTCCTGTAGATTTAGTTTCAAAAGAAATTAAGCTGTTATTGAGCCGATCAGTTTTTACAGATGATTTAGAATTTGATGAGGGGAAGTTAACGGTATTTGGAATTACAGTTGGAGAAAAGTCGCCACTTGTCAATAGAACTGTACAAGAAAGTGCCTATTTAAACCCTAACTTAGATTTTAAACCGATTGCTCTTCATAGAAATGAAGATACTATAATTGTAAATGCGGATACTTTAATTAAAACCAATGATATCCTTTATTTCATTGCCCCTCCTCAATGTATTGACAATGTAATTAGTCTATGCGGGAGAGAATGTTTTGAGATTAAAGACGTAATGATACTGGGAGGTAGTAATATTGGTATTATGACCGCCCAATTATTAGAAAAGGAATATAATGTAACATTAATTGAACGTGACCGAGCTAAATGCGAAAAGATAGCTGGTAAATTGAAACGTACATTAGTAGTTAATCTTGATGCTAGAGATGTGGAATCTTTAGAAAACGAGGGCTTAAATGATATGGATGCCTTTATCTCAGCAACAGGAGACTCAGAAACAAACATCATGTCTTGCTTGGTTGCTAAGAACCATGGTGTTAAAAAGACCATTGCCCGTGTCGAGAACATTGATTATATCCACTTATCTCAAGCCATTGGTATTGATACACTTATCAATAAAAAAATTATTGCTGCTAGTAACATTTTTAAATACGTTAGAAAAGGTGATGTTGATGCGATTGCAAGTTTACATGGAGTAGATGCAGAAGTTATTGAATACATTGTAAAACCAGGTACTAAAATCACCAAAAAACCAATTAAAAAATTAGACTTTCCTAAAAACGCTAATATTGCTGGAGTAATTAGAAACGATGAAGGGTTTATTCCTTTTGGAGATTTCACACTTGAAGCCGGGGATAAAGCAGTTGTTTTTTCTGCAACGGAATCAATATCTAAAATAGAACGATTTTTTCATTAA
- a CDS encoding TrkH family potassium uptake protein, with product MAKRLINWRVVVHVVGSLLMISGFLMAFSLPFSFYFKDGMHLYIILSCLITFGTGLTARLATKSHHNDEIKKREGYLIVSLGWLSMAVFGTLPYYISSQIPSIHDAFFETMSGLTTTGATILGDAGHKISELAPSLLFWRSMTQWIGGMGIIVLTIAILPLLGIGGMELFVAEAPGPTKDKIHPRIKETAKRLWVIYFGLTVLETIILMFAGMDFYDAINHALTTNSTGGFSTKDGSVGEFQSPLIEYIITIFMFIAGTNFTLIYFGFKGKLKYFFKNDEFKWYLMAVIGLSIVLTPFVYHNYNSIEESFRMVLFQVVSMITTTGYATADFTLWGPLVTFIFFLLLFSGASAGSTSGGIKIVRIVVLMKNGFLEFKKRLHPNAIIPVHLNKEPVSNKIIYNLLAFIFLYLFIFTIGAIALTAFGVKFDEALSAVATSLGNVGPGIGDLGPSGHFGGLPDGTKWILALLMLMGRLELFTVALLFTPYFWRRN from the coding sequence ATGGCTAAAAGACTTATAAACTGGAGAGTGGTTGTGCATGTTGTAGGCTCTCTTCTTATGATTAGTGGTTTCTTGATGGCATTTAGTCTTCCTTTTTCTTTCTATTTTAAAGATGGGATGCACCTTTATATTATCCTTTCTTGTCTGATTACATTTGGGACTGGATTAACTGCTCGATTGGCCACCAAAAGCCATCATAATGATGAAATAAAAAAGCGAGAGGGTTATTTAATTGTTTCACTTGGTTGGTTATCTATGGCAGTTTTTGGGACACTTCCTTATTACATCTCTAGTCAAATACCAAGTATTCATGATGCTTTCTTTGAAACCATGTCAGGTTTAACAACTACAGGGGCTACAATTTTAGGTGACGCTGGGCATAAGATTTCAGAATTAGCTCCTAGCCTCTTATTTTGGAGAAGTATGACACAATGGATTGGAGGTATGGGAATTATCGTACTAACCATCGCTATTTTACCTCTTCTAGGTATTGGAGGAATGGAATTGTTTGTTGCTGAAGCTCCTGGACCTACCAAAGATAAAATTCATCCTAGGATTAAAGAAACAGCTAAACGACTTTGGGTTATTTATTTTGGATTAACGGTATTAGAAACAATTATCCTAATGTTTGCTGGGATGGATTTTTATGATGCAATTAATCACGCACTAACCACCAATTCAACGGGTGGATTTTCAACTAAAGATGGAAGTGTTGGCGAATTTCAATCTCCATTAATTGAATATATCATCACTATTTTTATGTTTATAGCTGGGACCAATTTTACCTTAATCTATTTTGGTTTTAAGGGAAAACTCAAATACTTTTTTAAGAATGATGAGTTTAAGTGGTATTTAATGGCTGTGATCGGACTTTCAATCGTTTTAACACCTTTTGTTTACCATAACTACAACAGTATTGAAGAGTCTTTTAGAATGGTTTTATTTCAAGTGGTTAGTATGATTACAACAACAGGATATGCAACTGCTGATTTTACTTTATGGGGACCATTGGTAACCTTTATTTTCTTTCTACTATTGTTCTCAGGTGCATCTGCGGGTTCTACAAGTGGAGGAATTAAAATAGTAAGGATTGTTGTCTTAATGAAAAATGGTTTCTTAGAATTTAAAAAGCGATTACACCCTAATGCTATCATCCCTGTTCACCTGAATAAAGAACCGGTTTCTAATAAGATTATTTACAACCTTTTGGCTTTTATCTTTTTATACCTTTTTATTTTTACTATTGGAGCTATAGCTTTAACGGCCTTTGGTGTTAAGTTTGACGAGGCACTAAGTGCCGTTGCAACTTCATTAGGGAACGTGGGGCCTGGTATTGGAGATTTAGGTCCATCAGGACATTTTGGTGGTCTCCCTGATGGAACAAAATGGATTTTAGCATTATTAATGTTGATGGGACGATTAGAACTTTTCACCGTTGCACTCCTATTTACGCCCTATTTTTGGAGAAGAAATTAA
- a CDS encoding 2,3,4,5-tetrahydropyridine-2,6-dicarboxylate N-succinyltransferase yields MEHLQSIIEQAWDNRALLEEKETIAAIEEVIEAVDKGILRTAEPVGDSWKVNEWVKKAVVLYFPIRKMETIAVGPFEFHDKMALKTNYKDLGVRVVPHAIARYGAYVAKGVIMMPSYVNIGAYVDSGTMVDTWATVGSCAQIGKNVHLSGGVGIGGVLEPLQASPVIIEDNAFIGSRCIIVEGVRVGKEAVLGANVVLTKSTKIIDVTGDEPKEYKGYVPERKVVIPGTYTKKFNAGEYQVPCALIIGERKASTDLKTSLNDALRENDVAV; encoded by the coding sequence ATGGAACATTTACAATCAATTATAGAACAAGCTTGGGATAACCGCGCTTTATTAGAAGAAAAAGAAACAATAGCTGCTATTGAAGAAGTTATTGAAGCAGTAGACAAAGGCATTTTAAGAACAGCTGAACCAGTTGGTGACTCTTGGAAAGTCAACGAATGGGTAAAAAAAGCTGTAGTACTCTACTTCCCTATTCGTAAAATGGAAACCATAGCAGTTGGACCTTTTGAGTTTCATGACAAAATGGCGCTTAAAACAAACTATAAAGATTTAGGGGTTCGTGTGGTTCCACACGCCATTGCACGTTATGGAGCTTATGTAGCTAAAGGAGTTATCATGATGCCGTCTTATGTTAACATAGGAGCCTATGTTGATAGTGGGACAATGGTTGACACTTGGGCAACAGTAGGATCTTGCGCTCAAATTGGTAAAAATGTCCACTTAAGTGGAGGTGTTGGTATTGGTGGCGTATTAGAACCGCTACAAGCTTCTCCAGTAATCATTGAAGACAATGCCTTTATTGGAAGTCGTTGTATTATCGTAGAAGGAGTAAGGGTTGGAAAAGAAGCGGTTTTAGGAGCCAATGTTGTATTAACAAAATCAACAAAAATAATTGATGTTACAGGTGACGAGCCTAAAGAATATAAAGGATATGTTCCAGAACGTAAGGTCGTTATTCCAGGAACTTATACCAAAAAATTTAATGCAGGAGAATACCAAGTTCCCTGTGCTTTAATTATTGGAGAACGAAAAGCTAGTACAGATTTAAAGACTTCTTTAAATGATGCTTTAAGAGAAAATGATGTTGCTGTATAG